CCAAAACAAGATTATAGCTTTctaccaacaacaacaacaacaaaatggaCAGTCATTTGGTTCCAACAACACATGAATGTCAGAAGCATATACTGAGAGAATTATCCCACTTTTCATCCCAAAACAGCCATTGTATTTTACTttaggtaaagtcacaccttatAGTAAAAATGATTGAAGATCCATGATCTTGtagttattttacattaaggaaagatcatatatCCCTGTGAAATACCCTTGCGTACCAAAAGTTGTTACTCAGTACTAactagtaagagaggtgaccaagaacctgatggtcactctgactgagctttgCTTTCaaatggagtttttttttttctcaaactccaagtgggctttcatgtgttttgtattgAGGACAGGCTTCCTTCCCTCTTGGGAACTTTGAgcacaacagatttttttgtagccttcccctgatctgtgccttgcaacaatctgATCTCTGAGCCCTGCGGGCAGTTCCTTTGGCCTTGGTCTTTGATCTGATATGCCTcgccagctgtgaggccttctatagagaggagtgtgcttttccaaatcatgtccagtcaattaaatttaccacaggtggactccaatcaaggtgtagaaatatctcaacgaaaaaacagagaaatggtaacattgcaaagcagatggatatgcccatttccgtgtttctcactgccgaatccatcttgcaaagctcccgtctgaaccgtttgggcccagtttgAAAGTCACAAGACCAATGcaagacaagacgctatgtcacattcccgcgcttgtgctccttcatttgcatccgtgccatgcctaggcccacctcgtccatCTGTGCCAGGGCCGCAAAGCGTGCCGTGCTAAACCACGGAATGATTGAACTCACACTAGCCAAACGTACCAGACTTTgggctgaaacgggcccaggcacggtacggatggcctagtgggAGTACACCCTAAGTTTGATTTTAAGTCCACATGATTACACATGTACcgtgccatgttgtctcagagtgaactaGTCATGCGATACCATACGTCATGTGCTGAGAcctgtaaatgcggaaaaagtgttttcattgcacttttttgatatatttccatatcaaaatgtctgaaaaacctcctccaAAAGCGTAAATACCTTTtagcgatatttgagaggttttatgaaattcaggtgtttccatgaCTGTTACCAGCTATttagtttttgtgcatttctaaaaCGCAGCTAGTGATGCTGTTTAGACTAAcccaagaaaaacaaaaggtgaaagtcataaaactaaaaatagaaaaaccaCAGAGCAATGACAACTATAATGTCCTGGTTCTGACCACAGGCACTGAGTCAGATGGCGTGCCTGGAAGTAGTTGTGACTTTCCCCATTACCTGAACTTAAATAAGCACAATTTCTCTCACCTGAACCGCTGAGCCTGGTGGTGTACGGGCCCCCCGAAGCGCCTGGACTGGTTGTGGTAGAGCTGAGAGATGAGCTGGGTGTTCTTCACCTGGTTTGGGTTGGCAGCAAATttcactgtgattggctcagaGGCCCCAGGGGGTTTCTGACCATTCAGGTTTTTGACAGCTTCCTCTGCCTCTGCCCGCTTGTCAAAGCGGATAAAGGCCACCCCGCGGGACATGCCTAGGTACAAAAGAGCAGCTGGTGATAAACTATTCTGGATGGCTTTTGTTCCCTTTGGTAATAAATGAGgagtatttttaaaagcaaggaAGCCAttcacctgtctcacctgttGCCTGATCAACAAGTACCCGTGAGTTAATGATGTGTCCATATCGTGAGAACATGTCCTCCACATCCTTCTGGGTCATAGACTTTGGCAGGCCACTGATATACAGATTGGCATCCTTTATTGAATCAGAGCTGGGTCGTGCATATGAAACCTGGTAAAAGGAAGCAACAATTGAAAAATTAAGACTCTCTCAATACGaaagtacaaaacaaaaaaaattcaagtacAAAGGCTTTTTAAAACTATCAGAACACTATGTGTTTGGACTTAAAGGGAGCTGGTGCTTTATCAGTTAAAATATTCAGTTCATAAGTCTCAAAAGTTTCCCtttctttttaaacaacatTAGAGGATAAACTATATAAACATATCTGACAGATCCACTGTCATCTACTTTCAGGTTTATGTTGTTCACATGAGGAAACATGAATATGATCTGAAACAAACATGAACAGTACAAGAACAAAACGTGAAATTATTAAAAGGATActtcttaaaaataaattaaatacattcaattagacaaatgtgcaaaataaaataagtccGATTGAAGTCCAACTCAATGGACATGTCAGATAAGGGTACTAAGTGAGCTGTACAAGCAGTATCACTTCCTGGAGCTGACATGTACTAGCTAGTTAGCGGACAGCACAGGAGCCACAGAAGAGTTATATGACATGACATCTTTGCTTTGAGAATTGTAGAACACCTTATTGCACGTTACCTTGATAGTTTTGGACTGTAGCCTTAGTCCATTCAGTGTACTGATAGCTCTGTCTGCATCACTAGGGTTAACATAGTTAACAAATCCGTACCCTAAACTGTGGcctagagaaaaaaaaaaggaaaacaacaaaataaaagaaaaaaacggtgtatagttaaaaaaaatctgcaaacaaatttaaaaacaaaacaaatcttaaCATTGCATGCTAGTCtaagcaaacaaacaaagaaactgtCTACGGTTAAACAGGGCTCCACTGGttggaataaataaaacaggccAATGGTGTTGAAAAAAGTAACGTAGGAAATCAATTTGGGtcacctttaaaaataaaaattacattatGACTGATCACTGAGGACAGTGGAGTCACAGAACAGGTCTTCAGTTAATATCCTACCAGCAAAGACAGGCCAATAAAGTGAAAGATTTAATCAATCTGAGTCACAAAGCTGACACTTTGTCTACAGCTGTAACAGAAATCCCTCGCCACTTTAGCTCAAGTGTCAAGCTGGTCTGTCATGTCTAAATCTCTTCAGAGTGGAGCATACCTGCTACTTTGTCTTGGATCAGCTTGGCAGACTCAACCTCTCCGATGCTGCTGAAAAGGCTCCGCAGCTCGTCCTGGGTCATGCTCTGAGGCAGGTAGTTCACTATCAGGTTGGTCTTGGCATCCTTCCCCTCATCCCCACCCATGTGGTCTTCATAACCGTTTGACATGTCATACGCCTCCTGCTGGGTAGCCAGGTGAGCAGAGAGTGTGCGAGAAACAGAAGGATTGTAAGGACATGACATAAACAGAGATAgcactaaaaacatgaactgaTTCAGTCATCAGCATTAAACTAACTGCCATCTTCATGGTCTATGCAATTAGCCTGGTCAATTTCcagacaaaaaatatcaaacactggggtttaaaacattaatttcctcccttttcatttttttctttctgttgcaCAGTTTAGTTCATGCATTCCTGGTACTTCTTAGTAAAGAAAGGTTAAGATCTTCCATGCAGTGTAATCCTTTTTTCAATGCTGCAAGAAAAAGGGATTTCATAGCACTATAAAGCAATGTAACgctgatcaattaaaaaagaaaagcatgtgATGGGATTTGGACAGCAAGCCAGTCTCATTGCAGCCAACTGAACAATAAAGTAAAAAGAGAGCTTTATAATTACCAAGTCAGCAATTTATTCCTATGATCCGAGATTATCTTAATCACATGAAAGACTGCAGTCTTAGATTAGTCAAGGTAACAATAAAAAGTGCCTCCAGTGAGAATGCAGCCAGAATCAGAGCATTTCCTGCACATGCTCTGTAATGTTTACTGGTGGTCGAAATAAGATCAGGCCTGGAAAGGGAACTGGTCCAGTGGTCGACCTGACAGAGGTCCATTCATGCCAGAGAAGGATTGTGATTGTGTATTCTGGTGGGTAAGATACACTGCCCCGGAGGATGAATGAGAATCTTGTTTTAAACTAGTAAACATGGTCTCAACCAGTGGAAGCTGGCCTCAAACTTCAGTATATATTTCTCtttatcttcattttaaatatagaGAGCAGTTAAGTAAAGTCAGATAGTAACAGTAACTGCATGACACTTTTTCTATAACTTAACAGCAAGGCTGTGTCCAATTTCCAACATTAAACAATATTTTCTAACAGTACATTTTTGTCAACCAAAGAATCTGATTGCACCATTAATATTTAATTGATCAAGTCTAATACAATAGTACTCTTTGGTCCTTGTAAGACTCAGTACAAAAGTGGGTTTAAGAGATTAGATCACCAATAGACAGCCCTGACTACACGTTTAAAAACACAGGGATGCAAAAAGGAGGATTTAAGATCCGGACACTCAAGGTAATCCAAGACAGTGGTTCTTAACTCATGGGCCAGGGCCCAAAAGTGGGTGGCAAAGGTGATTTCAAATAATATGTGAGATTTACAGATGTTTGAGGCAGATACAACACCATATTATACTTTACTCTGTTTGCTAAACAAGGAGTAAATTCTGGTTTTATTGAGAAATATTTCAGAagaaagctggttttcccatgatgtcGTCTTCATTTTTCCAGATCTTAAGACAATACAACCAAAATCTACACTATCATGGCAAAACAGAGTGTAAGAACATGTTTGTATGCATGTCCTCCCACTGTCTttattcagtcatatttttttgcTTCATGATAATGAGGTACAGGTGGGTGCTatggctggaccagttgagaaccactggaggGGACTAATTTGTCTGCTCATGTCCTAGGCTAAATTAAAGACCGACAACTCTCCCCACAGCAACGGTCACTGGGAGATCATCCTCTTTCTGATGttaatatttatatatctaattttttaaagaGGCAATCACTGCATTAAAGCCAGGTTTGCACAACAATACAGATTTGAATACTTGTTAAACAAGAAACACTGCACCCCCTTTCCTCAAATTACGACCAAGGCAGCGCAGCAAAAATATAACTGTTCTGTTAATGAGTGGAGGCAACCAGATATGATGCTAATCAGCCAGTTTATCAAGCTCTGTCTCCTATGGCATACAAGTATGACCAGTCATCTTCCATTCCCAAAGAAAACACATGACTAGTGTTTCAAAAAGCTATGAATGACGTAATTAGGAGAGGTGACGAGCTGAGTGAGGCAGTAATGAGACAGAAGAATCA
This genomic window from Cheilinus undulatus linkage group 18, ASM1832078v1, whole genome shotgun sequence contains:
- the elavl1a gene encoding ELAV-like protein 1a isoform X3 gives rise to the protein MAAHRGHIKYMKQEAYDMSNGYEDHMGGDEGKDAKTNLIVNYLPQSMTQDELRSLFSSIGEVESAKLIQDKVAGHSLGYGFVNYVNPSDADRAISTLNGLRLQSKTIKVSYARPSSDSIKDANLYISGLPKSMTQKDVEDMFSRYGHIINSRVLVDQATGMSRGVAFIRFDKRAEAEEAVKNLNGQKPPGASEPITVKFAANPNQVKNTQLISQLYHNQSRRFGGPVHHQAQRFRFSPMGVDHMGGMGGVNVPGNSPSGWCIFIYNLGQDADESILWQMFGPFGAVTNVKVIRDFNTNKCKGFGFVTMTNYEEAAMAIASLNGYRLGDKILQVSFKTSKGHK
- the elavl1a gene encoding ELAV-like protein 1a isoform X4, producing the protein MAAHRGHIKYMKEAYDMSNGYEDHMGGDEGKDAKTNLIVNYLPQSMTQDELRSLFSSIGEVESAKLIQDKVAGHSLGYGFVNYVNPSDADRAISTLNGLRLQSKTIKVSYARPSSDSIKDANLYISGLPKSMTQKDVEDMFSRYGHIINSRVLVDQATGMSRGVAFIRFDKRAEAEEAVKNLNGQKPPGASEPITVKFAANPNQVKNTQLISQLYHNQSRRFGGPVHHQAQRFRFSPMGVDHMGGMGGVNVPGNSPSGWCIFIYNLGQDADESILWQMFGPFGAVTNVKVIRDFNTNKCKGFGFVTMTNYEEAAMAIASLNGYRLGDKILQVSFKTSKGHK
- the elavl1a gene encoding ELAV-like protein 1a isoform X1, translated to MAAHRGHIKYMKQEAYDMSNGYEDHMGGDEGKDAKTNLIVNYLPQSMTQDELRSLFSSIGEVESAKLIQDKVAGHSLGYGFVNYVNPSDADRAISTLNGLRLQSKTIKVSYARPSSDSIKDANLYISGLPKSMTQKDVEDMFSRYGHIINSRVLVDQATGETGMSRGVAFIRFDKRAEAEEAVKNLNGQKPPGASEPITVKFAANPNQVKNTQLISQLYHNQSRRFGGPVHHQAQRFRFSPMGVDHMGGMGGVNVPGNSPSGWCIFIYNLGQDADESILWQMFGPFGAVTNVKVIRDFNTNKCKGFGFVTMTNYEEAAMAIASLNGYRLGDKILQVSFKTSKGHK
- the elavl1a gene encoding ELAV-like protein 1a isoform X2; this encodes MAAHRGHIKYMKEAYDMSNGYEDHMGGDEGKDAKTNLIVNYLPQSMTQDELRSLFSSIGEVESAKLIQDKVAGHSLGYGFVNYVNPSDADRAISTLNGLRLQSKTIKVSYARPSSDSIKDANLYISGLPKSMTQKDVEDMFSRYGHIINSRVLVDQATGETGMSRGVAFIRFDKRAEAEEAVKNLNGQKPPGASEPITVKFAANPNQVKNTQLISQLYHNQSRRFGGPVHHQAQRFRFSPMGVDHMGGMGGVNVPGNSPSGWCIFIYNLGQDADESILWQMFGPFGAVTNVKVIRDFNTNKCKGFGFVTMTNYEEAAMAIASLNGYRLGDKILQVSFKTSKGHK